The following proteins are co-located in the Podarcis raffonei isolate rPodRaf1 chromosome 5, rPodRaf1.pri, whole genome shotgun sequence genome:
- the PYROXD2 gene encoding pyridine nucleotide-disulfide oxidoreductase domain-containing protein 2 isoform X3: MNASHEEEEGTLSCRRRIASKWAKNGLRLEKSRRTQWTGGCCLPAERWFEDSCAGEKTPRGRCNSHRGDYPRVSLLQSLLPAQSAETPDLLRAGVKGLEAMLPSVFQRHGLKVLPRDPYSYTPLLEDARAGKAPRSLLLGNNMADTQSQIAQFSVKDAQAFPKYEEFMNRLVSAIDPLLDTCPLDVAGFSQGSLLQKLRALRGLRALIRAGFTLGKQLPQYYQVLTAPISKILALWFESEPLKATLATDAVIGAMAGPHTPGSGYVLLHHVMGELEGRQGAWGYVAGGMGALSQALANAATALGAEIFTEKAVAQILLSSDGKAQGVCLQDGTEVKSRLVLSNASLQLTFLELTPQEQLPPEFVQRISQFDSRSPVTKINVAVDRLPDFRAAPNARDGCPLPHHQCSIHLNCEDMQLLHQAFEDACQGRPSSRPMIELCIPSALDPTLAPPGCHVVSLFTQYTPYTLAGAKQWDDREREDYADRVFDCVEAYAPGFKASVIGRDVLTPPDLERIFGLPGGNIFHGAMSLDQLYFARPVPSYSSYRSPVEGLYLCGSGAHPGGGVMGAAGRNAARMALEDFKKL; the protein is encoded by the exons ATGAATGCTTCCCACgaggaagaggaaggcacactttcCTGCAGGAGAAGAATTGCGAGTAAGTGGGCAAAGAATGGTCTTAGGCTGGAAAAGAGCAGAAG GACACAATGGACTGGTGGCT GCTGCCTACCTGCAGAAAGGTGGTTTGAAGACAGCTGTGCTGGAGAGAAGACACCTCGTGGGAGGTGCAACAGTCACCGAGGAGATTATCCCAG GGTTTCGCTTCTCCAGAGCCTCctacctgctcagtctgctgagaCCCCAGATTTACTCAGAGCTGGAGTTAAAG GCCTAGAGGCCATGCTGCCTTCTGTCTTCCAGAGACATGGTTTAAAAGTGCTTCCGCGTGACCCTTATTCCTACACACCACTGCTGGAGGATGCTCGGGCCGGAAAAGCCCCCCGCTCACTGCTGCTGGGGAACAACATGGCTGACACACAGAGCCAGATTGCTCAATTCTCTGTAAAGGATGCCCAG GCCTTTCCCAAGTATGAGGAGTTCATGAACCGCTTGGTGTCAGCCATAGACCCTCTTCTTGATACCTGCCCTTTGGATGTGGCTGGTTTCAGCCAGGGCTCCCTTCTTCAGAAGCTCAGAGCCTTACGAGGCTTACGGGCCCTGATCCGAGCAG GCTTTACTCTGGGGAAACAGCTTCCGCAATATTATCAGGTTCTGACGGCCCCCATTTCCAAG ATCTTGGCTTTGTGGTTTGAGTCAGAGCCCCTGAAAGCAACACTGGCAACAGATGCGGTGATAGGTGCCATGGCTGGTCCCCACACACCAGGCAGTGG GTATGTGCTGCTGCACCATGTGATGGGTGAGCTGGAGGGGCGCCAGGGCGCCTGGGGCTATGTGGCTGGGGGCATGGGAGCGCTTTCCCAGGCCCTGGCCAATGCTGCAACTGCACTCGGGGCTGAGATCTTCACGGAGAAG GCTGTTGCCCAGATTCTTCTGAGCTCAGATGGGAAGGCGCAAGGTGTTTGCCTCCAGGACGGAACAGAAGTGAAGAGCCGCCTGGTCCTGTCAAATGCATCTCTGCAGCTCACCTTTCTGGAATTGACTCCTCAG GAGCAGCTGCCCCCAGAATTTGTCCAGAGAATCTCCCAGTTTGACTCACGCTCTCCAGTCACCAAGATCAATG TGGCTGTGGATCGGTTGCCTGATTTCCGAGCGGCCCCCAATGCCAGGGATGGCTGCCCCTTGCCCCATCACCAGTGCTCCATCCACCTCAACTGTGAAGACATGCAGCTCTTGCACCAGGCCTTTGAGGACGCCTGCCAGGGGAGACCGTCAAGCAG GCCCATGATTGAACTGTGCATCCCGTCTGCCCTGGACCCCACACTGGCTCCGCCGGGCTGCCACGTGGTCTCTCTCTTCACTCAGTACACCCCCTACACACTGGCCGGAGCGAAGCAATGGGACGACCGTGAGCGTGAGGACTATGCTGACCGAG TCTTTGACTGTGTTGAAGCCTACGCCCCTGGGTTCAAGGCCTCTGTCATCGGCAGGGATGTCCTGACGCCTCCAGACCTTGAGCGGATCTTTGGCCTGCCTGGTGGG AACATATTCCATGGAGCGATGTCTCTGGACCAGCTGTATTTTGCCCGGCCAGTGCCTTCCTATTCCAGCTACCGATCTCCAGTGGAAGGCCTCTACCTCTGTGGAAGTGGCGCCCATCCCG GAGGAGGTGTCATGGGAGCGGCGGGGCGCAATGCGGCTAGAATGGCTCTGGAGGATTTTAAGAAGCTGTGA
- the PYROXD2 gene encoding pyridine nucleotide-disulfide oxidoreductase domain-containing protein 2 isoform X6, whose product MAKGMLLASSGCLPAERWFEDSCAGEKTPRGRCNSHRGDYPRVSLLQSLLPAQSAETPDLLRAGVKGLEAMLPSVFQRHGLKVLPRDPYSYTPLLEDARAGKAPRSLLLGNNMADTQSQIAQFSVKDAQAFPKYEEFMNRLVSAIDPLLDTCPLDVAGFSQGSLLQKLRALRGLRALIRAGFTLGKQLPQYYQVLTAPISKILALWFESEPLKATLATDAVIGAMAGPHTPGSGYVLLHHVMGELEGRQGAWGYVAGGMGALSQALANAATALGAEIFTEKAVAQILLSSDGKAQGVCLQDGTEVKSRLVLSNASLQLTFLELTPQEQLPPEFVQRISQFDSRSPVTKINVAVDRLPDFRAAPNARDGCPLPHHQCSIHLNCEDMQLLHQAFEDACQGRPSSRPMIELCIPSALDPTLAPPGCHVVSLFTQYTPYTLAGAKQWDDREREDYADRVFDCVEAYAPGFKASVIGRDVLTPPDLERIFGLPGGNIFHGAMSLDQLYFARPVPSYSSYRSPVEGLYLCGSGAHPGGGVMGAAGRNAARMALEDFKKL is encoded by the exons ATGGCTAAGGGGATGCTCCTTGCATCTTCAGGCTGCCTACCTGCAGAAAGGTGGTTTGAAGACAGCTGTGCTGGAGAGAAGACACCTCGTGGGAGGTGCAACAGTCACCGAGGAGATTATCCCAG GGTTTCGCTTCTCCAGAGCCTCctacctgctcagtctgctgagaCCCCAGATTTACTCAGAGCTGGAGTTAAAG GCCTAGAGGCCATGCTGCCTTCTGTCTTCCAGAGACATGGTTTAAAAGTGCTTCCGCGTGACCCTTATTCCTACACACCACTGCTGGAGGATGCTCGGGCCGGAAAAGCCCCCCGCTCACTGCTGCTGGGGAACAACATGGCTGACACACAGAGCCAGATTGCTCAATTCTCTGTAAAGGATGCCCAG GCCTTTCCCAAGTATGAGGAGTTCATGAACCGCTTGGTGTCAGCCATAGACCCTCTTCTTGATACCTGCCCTTTGGATGTGGCTGGTTTCAGCCAGGGCTCCCTTCTTCAGAAGCTCAGAGCCTTACGAGGCTTACGGGCCCTGATCCGAGCAG GCTTTACTCTGGGGAAACAGCTTCCGCAATATTATCAGGTTCTGACGGCCCCCATTTCCAAG ATCTTGGCTTTGTGGTTTGAGTCAGAGCCCCTGAAAGCAACACTGGCAACAGATGCGGTGATAGGTGCCATGGCTGGTCCCCACACACCAGGCAGTGG GTATGTGCTGCTGCACCATGTGATGGGTGAGCTGGAGGGGCGCCAGGGCGCCTGGGGCTATGTGGCTGGGGGCATGGGAGCGCTTTCCCAGGCCCTGGCCAATGCTGCAACTGCACTCGGGGCTGAGATCTTCACGGAGAAG GCTGTTGCCCAGATTCTTCTGAGCTCAGATGGGAAGGCGCAAGGTGTTTGCCTCCAGGACGGAACAGAAGTGAAGAGCCGCCTGGTCCTGTCAAATGCATCTCTGCAGCTCACCTTTCTGGAATTGACTCCTCAG GAGCAGCTGCCCCCAGAATTTGTCCAGAGAATCTCCCAGTTTGACTCACGCTCTCCAGTCACCAAGATCAATG TGGCTGTGGATCGGTTGCCTGATTTCCGAGCGGCCCCCAATGCCAGGGATGGCTGCCCCTTGCCCCATCACCAGTGCTCCATCCACCTCAACTGTGAAGACATGCAGCTCTTGCACCAGGCCTTTGAGGACGCCTGCCAGGGGAGACCGTCAAGCAG GCCCATGATTGAACTGTGCATCCCGTCTGCCCTGGACCCCACACTGGCTCCGCCGGGCTGCCACGTGGTCTCTCTCTTCACTCAGTACACCCCCTACACACTGGCCGGAGCGAAGCAATGGGACGACCGTGAGCGTGAGGACTATGCTGACCGAG TCTTTGACTGTGTTGAAGCCTACGCCCCTGGGTTCAAGGCCTCTGTCATCGGCAGGGATGTCCTGACGCCTCCAGACCTTGAGCGGATCTTTGGCCTGCCTGGTGGG AACATATTCCATGGAGCGATGTCTCTGGACCAGCTGTATTTTGCCCGGCCAGTGCCTTCCTATTCCAGCTACCGATCTCCAGTGGAAGGCCTCTACCTCTGTGGAAGTGGCGCCCATCCCG GAGGAGGTGTCATGGGAGCGGCGGGGCGCAATGCGGCTAGAATGGCTCTGGAGGATTTTAAGAAGCTGTGA
- the PYROXD2 gene encoding pyridine nucleotide-disulfide oxidoreductase domain-containing protein 2 isoform X8 — protein sequence MSCSTGFRFSRASYLLSLLRPQIYSELELKRHGLKVLPRDPYSYTPLLEDARAGKAPRSLLLGNNMADTQSQIAQFSVKDAQAFPKYEEFMNRLVSAIDPLLDTCPLDVAGFSQGSLLQKLRALRGLRALIRAGFTLGKQLPQYYQVLTAPISKILALWFESEPLKATLATDAVIGAMAGPHTPGSGYVLLHHVMGELEGRQGAWGYVAGGMGALSQALANAATALGAEIFTEKAVAQILLSSDGKAQGVCLQDGTEVKSRLVLSNASLQLTFLELTPQEQLPPEFVQRISQFDSRSPVTKINVAVDRLPDFRAAPNARDGCPLPHHQCSIHLNCEDMQLLHQAFEDACQGRPSSRPMIELCIPSALDPTLAPPGCHVVSLFTQYTPYTLAGAKQWDDREREDYADRVFDCVEAYAPGFKASVIGRDVLTPPDLERIFGLPGGNIFHGAMSLDQLYFARPVPSYSSYRSPVEGLYLCGSGAHPGGGVMGAAGRNAARMALEDFKKL from the exons ATGTCCTGTTCTACAGGGTTTCGCTTCTCCAGAGCCTCctacctgctcagtctgctgagaCCCCAGATTTACTCAGAGCTGGAGTTAAAG AGACATGGTTTAAAAGTGCTTCCGCGTGACCCTTATTCCTACACACCACTGCTGGAGGATGCTCGGGCCGGAAAAGCCCCCCGCTCACTGCTGCTGGGGAACAACATGGCTGACACACAGAGCCAGATTGCTCAATTCTCTGTAAAGGATGCCCAG GCCTTTCCCAAGTATGAGGAGTTCATGAACCGCTTGGTGTCAGCCATAGACCCTCTTCTTGATACCTGCCCTTTGGATGTGGCTGGTTTCAGCCAGGGCTCCCTTCTTCAGAAGCTCAGAGCCTTACGAGGCTTACGGGCCCTGATCCGAGCAG GCTTTACTCTGGGGAAACAGCTTCCGCAATATTATCAGGTTCTGACGGCCCCCATTTCCAAG ATCTTGGCTTTGTGGTTTGAGTCAGAGCCCCTGAAAGCAACACTGGCAACAGATGCGGTGATAGGTGCCATGGCTGGTCCCCACACACCAGGCAGTGG GTATGTGCTGCTGCACCATGTGATGGGTGAGCTGGAGGGGCGCCAGGGCGCCTGGGGCTATGTGGCTGGGGGCATGGGAGCGCTTTCCCAGGCCCTGGCCAATGCTGCAACTGCACTCGGGGCTGAGATCTTCACGGAGAAG GCTGTTGCCCAGATTCTTCTGAGCTCAGATGGGAAGGCGCAAGGTGTTTGCCTCCAGGACGGAACAGAAGTGAAGAGCCGCCTGGTCCTGTCAAATGCATCTCTGCAGCTCACCTTTCTGGAATTGACTCCTCAG GAGCAGCTGCCCCCAGAATTTGTCCAGAGAATCTCCCAGTTTGACTCACGCTCTCCAGTCACCAAGATCAATG TGGCTGTGGATCGGTTGCCTGATTTCCGAGCGGCCCCCAATGCCAGGGATGGCTGCCCCTTGCCCCATCACCAGTGCTCCATCCACCTCAACTGTGAAGACATGCAGCTCTTGCACCAGGCCTTTGAGGACGCCTGCCAGGGGAGACCGTCAAGCAG GCCCATGATTGAACTGTGCATCCCGTCTGCCCTGGACCCCACACTGGCTCCGCCGGGCTGCCACGTGGTCTCTCTCTTCACTCAGTACACCCCCTACACACTGGCCGGAGCGAAGCAATGGGACGACCGTGAGCGTGAGGACTATGCTGACCGAG TCTTTGACTGTGTTGAAGCCTACGCCCCTGGGTTCAAGGCCTCTGTCATCGGCAGGGATGTCCTGACGCCTCCAGACCTTGAGCGGATCTTTGGCCTGCCTGGTGGG AACATATTCCATGGAGCGATGTCTCTGGACCAGCTGTATTTTGCCCGGCCAGTGCCTTCCTATTCCAGCTACCGATCTCCAGTGGAAGGCCTCTACCTCTGTGGAAGTGGCGCCCATCCCG GAGGAGGTGTCATGGGAGCGGCGGGGCGCAATGCGGCTAGAATGGCTCTGGAGGATTTTAAGAAGCTGTGA
- the PYROXD2 gene encoding pyridine nucleotide-disulfide oxidoreductase domain-containing protein 2 isoform X1 — MMAARPPRWLRAAAAAALLRIPGGCRGCHVGAAASLKREYDAVVIGAGHNGLVAAAYLQKGGLKTAVLERRHLVGGATVTEEIIPGFRFSRASYLLSLLRPQIYSELELKRHGLKVLPRDPYSYTPLLEDARAGKAPRSLLLGNNMADTQSQIAQFSVKDAQAFPKYEEFMNRLVSAIDPLLDTCPLDVAGFSQGSLLQKLRALRGLRALIRAGFTLGKQLPQYYQVLTAPISKILALWFESEPLKATLATDAVIGAMAGPHTPGSGYVLLHHVMGELEGRQGAWGYVAGGMGALSQALANAATALGAEIFTEKAVAQILLSSDGKAQGVCLQDGTEVKSRLVLSNASLQLTFLELTPQEQLPPEFVQRISQFDSRSPVTKINVAVDRLPDFRAAPNARDGCPLPHHQCSIHLNCEDMQLLHQAFEDACQGRPSSRPMIELCIPSALDPTLAPPGCHVVSLFTQYTPYTLAGAKQWDDREREDYADRVFDCVEAYAPGFKASVIGRDVLTPPDLERIFGLPGGNIFHGAMSLDQLYFARPVPSYSSYRSPVEGLYLCGSGAHPGGGVMGAAGRNAARMALEDFKKL; from the exons ATGATGGCCGCGAGGCCCCCTCGGTGGCtgcgcgctgctgctgctgctgctctcctgaGGATCCCGGGGGGCTGCAGAGGGTGCCACGTCGGGGCTGCAGCCTCCCTGAAGCGGGAGTACGACGCCGTCGTGATAGGGGCAG GACACAATGGACTGGTGGCT GCTGCCTACCTGCAGAAAGGTGGTTTGAAGACAGCTGTGCTGGAGAGAAGACACCTCGTGGGAGGTGCAACAGTCACCGAGGAGATTATCCCAG GGTTTCGCTTCTCCAGAGCCTCctacctgctcagtctgctgagaCCCCAGATTTACTCAGAGCTGGAGTTAAAG AGACATGGTTTAAAAGTGCTTCCGCGTGACCCTTATTCCTACACACCACTGCTGGAGGATGCTCGGGCCGGAAAAGCCCCCCGCTCACTGCTGCTGGGGAACAACATGGCTGACACACAGAGCCAGATTGCTCAATTCTCTGTAAAGGATGCCCAG GCCTTTCCCAAGTATGAGGAGTTCATGAACCGCTTGGTGTCAGCCATAGACCCTCTTCTTGATACCTGCCCTTTGGATGTGGCTGGTTTCAGCCAGGGCTCCCTTCTTCAGAAGCTCAGAGCCTTACGAGGCTTACGGGCCCTGATCCGAGCAG GCTTTACTCTGGGGAAACAGCTTCCGCAATATTATCAGGTTCTGACGGCCCCCATTTCCAAG ATCTTGGCTTTGTGGTTTGAGTCAGAGCCCCTGAAAGCAACACTGGCAACAGATGCGGTGATAGGTGCCATGGCTGGTCCCCACACACCAGGCAGTGG GTATGTGCTGCTGCACCATGTGATGGGTGAGCTGGAGGGGCGCCAGGGCGCCTGGGGCTATGTGGCTGGGGGCATGGGAGCGCTTTCCCAGGCCCTGGCCAATGCTGCAACTGCACTCGGGGCTGAGATCTTCACGGAGAAG GCTGTTGCCCAGATTCTTCTGAGCTCAGATGGGAAGGCGCAAGGTGTTTGCCTCCAGGACGGAACAGAAGTGAAGAGCCGCCTGGTCCTGTCAAATGCATCTCTGCAGCTCACCTTTCTGGAATTGACTCCTCAG GAGCAGCTGCCCCCAGAATTTGTCCAGAGAATCTCCCAGTTTGACTCACGCTCTCCAGTCACCAAGATCAATG TGGCTGTGGATCGGTTGCCTGATTTCCGAGCGGCCCCCAATGCCAGGGATGGCTGCCCCTTGCCCCATCACCAGTGCTCCATCCACCTCAACTGTGAAGACATGCAGCTCTTGCACCAGGCCTTTGAGGACGCCTGCCAGGGGAGACCGTCAAGCAG GCCCATGATTGAACTGTGCATCCCGTCTGCCCTGGACCCCACACTGGCTCCGCCGGGCTGCCACGTGGTCTCTCTCTTCACTCAGTACACCCCCTACACACTGGCCGGAGCGAAGCAATGGGACGACCGTGAGCGTGAGGACTATGCTGACCGAG TCTTTGACTGTGTTGAAGCCTACGCCCCTGGGTTCAAGGCCTCTGTCATCGGCAGGGATGTCCTGACGCCTCCAGACCTTGAGCGGATCTTTGGCCTGCCTGGTGGG AACATATTCCATGGAGCGATGTCTCTGGACCAGCTGTATTTTGCCCGGCCAGTGCCTTCCTATTCCAGCTACCGATCTCCAGTGGAAGGCCTCTACCTCTGTGGAAGTGGCGCCCATCCCG GAGGAGGTGTCATGGGAGCGGCGGGGCGCAATGCGGCTAGAATGGCTCTGGAGGATTTTAAGAAGCTGTGA
- the PYROXD2 gene encoding pyridine nucleotide-disulfide oxidoreductase domain-containing protein 2 isoform X7, translating to MMAARPPRWLRAAAAAALLRIPGGCRGCHVGAAASLKREYDAVVIGAGHNGLVAAAYLQKGGLKTAVLERRHLVGGATVTEEIIPGFRFSRASYLLSLLRPQIYSELELKAFPKYEEFMNRLVSAIDPLLDTCPLDVAGFSQGSLLQKLRALRGLRALIRAGFTLGKQLPQYYQVLTAPISKILALWFESEPLKATLATDAVIGAMAGPHTPGSGYVLLHHVMGELEGRQGAWGYVAGGMGALSQALANAATALGAEIFTEKAVAQILLSSDGKAQGVCLQDGTEVKSRLVLSNASLQLTFLELTPQEQLPPEFVQRISQFDSRSPVTKINVAVDRLPDFRAAPNARDGCPLPHHQCSIHLNCEDMQLLHQAFEDACQGRPSSRPMIELCIPSALDPTLAPPGCHVVSLFTQYTPYTLAGAKQWDDREREDYADRVFDCVEAYAPGFKASVIGRDVLTPPDLERIFGLPGGNIFHGAMSLDQLYFARPVPSYSSYRSPVEGLYLCGSGAHPGGGVMGAAGRNAARMALEDFKKL from the exons ATGATGGCCGCGAGGCCCCCTCGGTGGCtgcgcgctgctgctgctgctgctctcctgaGGATCCCGGGGGGCTGCAGAGGGTGCCACGTCGGGGCTGCAGCCTCCCTGAAGCGGGAGTACGACGCCGTCGTGATAGGGGCAG GACACAATGGACTGGTGGCT GCTGCCTACCTGCAGAAAGGTGGTTTGAAGACAGCTGTGCTGGAGAGAAGACACCTCGTGGGAGGTGCAACAGTCACCGAGGAGATTATCCCAG GGTTTCGCTTCTCCAGAGCCTCctacctgctcagtctgctgagaCCCCAGATTTACTCAGAGCTGGAGTTAAAG GCCTTTCCCAAGTATGAGGAGTTCATGAACCGCTTGGTGTCAGCCATAGACCCTCTTCTTGATACCTGCCCTTTGGATGTGGCTGGTTTCAGCCAGGGCTCCCTTCTTCAGAAGCTCAGAGCCTTACGAGGCTTACGGGCCCTGATCCGAGCAG GCTTTACTCTGGGGAAACAGCTTCCGCAATATTATCAGGTTCTGACGGCCCCCATTTCCAAG ATCTTGGCTTTGTGGTTTGAGTCAGAGCCCCTGAAAGCAACACTGGCAACAGATGCGGTGATAGGTGCCATGGCTGGTCCCCACACACCAGGCAGTGG GTATGTGCTGCTGCACCATGTGATGGGTGAGCTGGAGGGGCGCCAGGGCGCCTGGGGCTATGTGGCTGGGGGCATGGGAGCGCTTTCCCAGGCCCTGGCCAATGCTGCAACTGCACTCGGGGCTGAGATCTTCACGGAGAAG GCTGTTGCCCAGATTCTTCTGAGCTCAGATGGGAAGGCGCAAGGTGTTTGCCTCCAGGACGGAACAGAAGTGAAGAGCCGCCTGGTCCTGTCAAATGCATCTCTGCAGCTCACCTTTCTGGAATTGACTCCTCAG GAGCAGCTGCCCCCAGAATTTGTCCAGAGAATCTCCCAGTTTGACTCACGCTCTCCAGTCACCAAGATCAATG TGGCTGTGGATCGGTTGCCTGATTTCCGAGCGGCCCCCAATGCCAGGGATGGCTGCCCCTTGCCCCATCACCAGTGCTCCATCCACCTCAACTGTGAAGACATGCAGCTCTTGCACCAGGCCTTTGAGGACGCCTGCCAGGGGAGACCGTCAAGCAG GCCCATGATTGAACTGTGCATCCCGTCTGCCCTGGACCCCACACTGGCTCCGCCGGGCTGCCACGTGGTCTCTCTCTTCACTCAGTACACCCCCTACACACTGGCCGGAGCGAAGCAATGGGACGACCGTGAGCGTGAGGACTATGCTGACCGAG TCTTTGACTGTGTTGAAGCCTACGCCCCTGGGTTCAAGGCCTCTGTCATCGGCAGGGATGTCCTGACGCCTCCAGACCTTGAGCGGATCTTTGGCCTGCCTGGTGGG AACATATTCCATGGAGCGATGTCTCTGGACCAGCTGTATTTTGCCCGGCCAGTGCCTTCCTATTCCAGCTACCGATCTCCAGTGGAAGGCCTCTACCTCTGTGGAAGTGGCGCCCATCCCG GAGGAGGTGTCATGGGAGCGGCGGGGCGCAATGCGGCTAGAATGGCTCTGGAGGATTTTAAGAAGCTGTGA
- the PYROXD2 gene encoding pyridine nucleotide-disulfide oxidoreductase domain-containing protein 2 isoform X5, whose product MNASHEEEEGTLSCRRRIARHNGLVAAAYLQKGGLKTAVLERRHLVGGATVTEEIIPGFRFSRASYLLSLLRPQIYSELELKRHGLKVLPRDPYSYTPLLEDARAGKAPRSLLLGNNMADTQSQIAQFSVKDAQAFPKYEEFMNRLVSAIDPLLDTCPLDVAGFSQGSLLQKLRALRGLRALIRAGFTLGKQLPQYYQVLTAPISKILALWFESEPLKATLATDAVIGAMAGPHTPGSGYVLLHHVMGELEGRQGAWGYVAGGMGALSQALANAATALGAEIFTEKAVAQILLSSDGKAQGVCLQDGTEVKSRLVLSNASLQLTFLELTPQEQLPPEFVQRISQFDSRSPVTKINVAVDRLPDFRAAPNARDGCPLPHHQCSIHLNCEDMQLLHQAFEDACQGRPSSRPMIELCIPSALDPTLAPPGCHVVSLFTQYTPYTLAGAKQWDDREREDYADRVFDCVEAYAPGFKASVIGRDVLTPPDLERIFGLPGGNIFHGAMSLDQLYFARPVPSYSSYRSPVEGLYLCGSGAHPGGGVMGAAGRNAARMALEDFKKL is encoded by the exons ATGAATGCTTCCCACgaggaagaggaaggcacactttcCTGCAGGAGAAGAATTGCGA GACACAATGGACTGGTGGCT GCTGCCTACCTGCAGAAAGGTGGTTTGAAGACAGCTGTGCTGGAGAGAAGACACCTCGTGGGAGGTGCAACAGTCACCGAGGAGATTATCCCAG GGTTTCGCTTCTCCAGAGCCTCctacctgctcagtctgctgagaCCCCAGATTTACTCAGAGCTGGAGTTAAAG AGACATGGTTTAAAAGTGCTTCCGCGTGACCCTTATTCCTACACACCACTGCTGGAGGATGCTCGGGCCGGAAAAGCCCCCCGCTCACTGCTGCTGGGGAACAACATGGCTGACACACAGAGCCAGATTGCTCAATTCTCTGTAAAGGATGCCCAG GCCTTTCCCAAGTATGAGGAGTTCATGAACCGCTTGGTGTCAGCCATAGACCCTCTTCTTGATACCTGCCCTTTGGATGTGGCTGGTTTCAGCCAGGGCTCCCTTCTTCAGAAGCTCAGAGCCTTACGAGGCTTACGGGCCCTGATCCGAGCAG GCTTTACTCTGGGGAAACAGCTTCCGCAATATTATCAGGTTCTGACGGCCCCCATTTCCAAG ATCTTGGCTTTGTGGTTTGAGTCAGAGCCCCTGAAAGCAACACTGGCAACAGATGCGGTGATAGGTGCCATGGCTGGTCCCCACACACCAGGCAGTGG GTATGTGCTGCTGCACCATGTGATGGGTGAGCTGGAGGGGCGCCAGGGCGCCTGGGGCTATGTGGCTGGGGGCATGGGAGCGCTTTCCCAGGCCCTGGCCAATGCTGCAACTGCACTCGGGGCTGAGATCTTCACGGAGAAG GCTGTTGCCCAGATTCTTCTGAGCTCAGATGGGAAGGCGCAAGGTGTTTGCCTCCAGGACGGAACAGAAGTGAAGAGCCGCCTGGTCCTGTCAAATGCATCTCTGCAGCTCACCTTTCTGGAATTGACTCCTCAG GAGCAGCTGCCCCCAGAATTTGTCCAGAGAATCTCCCAGTTTGACTCACGCTCTCCAGTCACCAAGATCAATG TGGCTGTGGATCGGTTGCCTGATTTCCGAGCGGCCCCCAATGCCAGGGATGGCTGCCCCTTGCCCCATCACCAGTGCTCCATCCACCTCAACTGTGAAGACATGCAGCTCTTGCACCAGGCCTTTGAGGACGCCTGCCAGGGGAGACCGTCAAGCAG GCCCATGATTGAACTGTGCATCCCGTCTGCCCTGGACCCCACACTGGCTCCGCCGGGCTGCCACGTGGTCTCTCTCTTCACTCAGTACACCCCCTACACACTGGCCGGAGCGAAGCAATGGGACGACCGTGAGCGTGAGGACTATGCTGACCGAG TCTTTGACTGTGTTGAAGCCTACGCCCCTGGGTTCAAGGCCTCTGTCATCGGCAGGGATGTCCTGACGCCTCCAGACCTTGAGCGGATCTTTGGCCTGCCTGGTGGG AACATATTCCATGGAGCGATGTCTCTGGACCAGCTGTATTTTGCCCGGCCAGTGCCTTCCTATTCCAGCTACCGATCTCCAGTGGAAGGCCTCTACCTCTGTGGAAGTGGCGCCCATCCCG GAGGAGGTGTCATGGGAGCGGCGGGGCGCAATGCGGCTAGAATGGCTCTGGAGGATTTTAAGAAGCTGTGA